The nucleotide window TAACCACTCGTATACCGCGTCTTCAGGTTTCGCTTCGCTAAAGAAAAAACCTTGGGCTACAGCACACCCCGCCTCCTTCAAAAACTTTAGCTGCGATTCTTCTTCGACACCTTCTGCAACAACTTCCAAGCCTAATATATCACCCAAGCTTATTACCGCGCGGGCAATCTCGGCATCACGAACTTGATAACACAAACGCTGCACAAATGACTGATCAACCTTGAGAACATCAATCGGAAAATCACGCAGATAGCCAAGGGACGAATAACCCGTTCCAAAGTCATCAATGGCAACGCTTACCCCCTGCGATCGGAGTTCTGTCAGTCTCGACCGAATCAGCGATGTCTCCTCGGCAAAAAGGTGCTCGGTAATCTCCAATTCCAATTCTCCGGCACTGACTCCATAATCCAAAAAGGCACTCTTTAAATGAGGCATAAATTCGGCGCTAAGGAGTTGTTTTGGAGAAACATTGACGGCGACTCGAACATCGCGAAGACCTTCTGCCCGCCACATGCTTTGATACCTGCAAACTTCGCGTATAATCCACCCTCCCAACTCTACGATTCTGCCCTCTTCTTCAAGTAAGGGGATGAACTCCATAGGAAATACCAACCCACGTTCTGGATGCTGCCAACGAACAAGTGCTTCCAAACCCCAAATCTGACCCGTTCTTAAATCAATCTGTGGTTGAAAATGAATAACAAACTGCTTCTTCTCGACAGCAAGACGGAGCTCCTCAAGCAAATGCATTCGGGCTTGCATGCTTCGGTAAGAACTGTAGTCAAACATGGCCACACCATTTCGACCGGAACGCTTGACTTGGTACATCGCCGCATCAGCACTGCGAACTAACTCTTTTGCATTGCTTGCGTTATCGGGGACCAAAGCCACACCCACACTAACCGAGCAAGAAATATCTCGCCCTACTATTTCAAATGGCTGCGTAAAGGTTTCCACCACACGCTGCGCCACAAGATGTGCTTCGCGATCAGAATGCACACTTTCCAAGATAACGGCAAACTCATCCCCAGACAAACGTGCCGCCACGTCAGTGCTGCGACTAAATTGCAAAAGTCGTTCAGCCACATGTTTTAGCAACTCATCACCAACTTCGTGCCCGAATGCATCATTGATTTGTTTAAACTGATCGACATCAATGAACAACAGACCCGTTTTTGTTCCGGCGCGTCTTGCCCGTTCAATTGACTGCTTCAGTCTTTCATTAAATAAACTACGATTGGCTAGCCCAGTAAGCTGGTCATAATGAGCCATGTGAACAAGCTGATCGCAAAAGCGCTTACGCTCCATCGCATAACGGACCGAGCGAATGGTTGATGACACACCTTCATGCCCCTTATAGAGATAGTCTTGCGCTCCGAATTTGAGCGCTTCGACTGCCGTTTTCTCATCCTCGTGTCCTGTTACTACAATGACAGGAACTTGAGGACTGCACGCGAGCAATTGTTTGACTGTAGATATTCCACTCGAGTCAGGCAGTTCAAGGTCGGACAAAACAGCCTGGTATTCTGCACATTCCACTGCCAGCAATGCATCAGCAAGTGTTTCGACACGATCGACAGACAAATTCTGGCCATGCTGCATCAAAGTACGAGTGATTAACTCAGCATCCAAAGAATTGTCTTCAATGAGCAAAACTCGAAAAGCGCCATTTTCGTTTTTCAAGACAGGCTCAGATTGGTCCACTACAACACCGTTGTCTAGCAACATCCGATCCTCCCCAGCGGTCAAACCAAATGATAAATTATACCCTGTCTTAATGCTGTTTGTGCTGCCGTTATCAACAAACCTGGTCGATAAATGAGTTTCACCGTTTAAGGTAAACTAATCAAAAAAAGAGCAGCCCAGTGGAAGTAAATTGGGCTTACTAAACCAGTATTCACAAAGCTTACGCAAACCTACTTCCAAATCCCGTGGATTACATGGCTTGGACCAATACGACGATGCACCCCTGTCGTAAGCCGTGCGTATGTCATTTATATCAGTTGAGCTACTAAAGATAACAACCGGTACGGCGCGCGCTTGTGGATGTTTTTTTAGCTCGACAATGAACTCTAAACCGTTTCCATCGTCCAAGTTGAGATCC belongs to Myxococcales bacterium and includes:
- a CDS encoding EAL domain-containing protein, which translates into the protein MLLDNGVVVDQSEPVLKNENGAFRVLLIEDNSLDAELITRTLMQHGQNLSVDRVETLADALLAVECAEYQAVLSDLELPDSSGISTVKQLLACSPQVPVIVVTGHEDEKTAVEALKFGAQDYLYKGHEGVSSTIRSVRYAMERKRFCDQLVHMAHYDQLTGLANRSLFNERLKQSIERARRAGTKTGLLFIDVDQFKQINDAFGHEVGDELLKHVAERLLQFSRSTDVAARLSGDEFAVILESVHSDREAHLVAQRVVETFTQPFEIVGRDISCSVSVGVALVPDNASNAKELVRSADAAMYQVKRSGRNGVAMFDYSSYRSMQARMHLLEELRLAVEKKQFVIHFQPQIDLRTGQIWGLEALVRWQHPERGLVFPMEFIPLLEEEGRIVELGGWIIREVCRYQSMWRAEGLRDVRVAVNVSPKQLLSAEFMPHLKSAFLDYGVSAGELELEITEHLFAEETSLIRSRLTELRSQGVSVAIDDFGTGYSSLGYLRDFPIDVLKVDQSFVQRLCYQVRDAEIARAVISLGDILGLEVVAEGVEEESQLKFLKEAGCAVAQGFFFSEAKPEDAVYEWLLPGKKLWVDN
- a CDS encoding response regulator → MGRKAKILMIDDSKLDQVAVKRVIDKLYDDKIGCTFRQGIDDAIEELCSGTSGVETLPDLILLDLNLDDGNGLEFIVELKKHPQARAVPVVIFSSSTDINDIRTAYDRGASSYWSKPCNPRDLEVGLRKLCEYWFSKPNLLPLGCSFFD